Within the Candidatus Methylomirabilota bacterium genome, the region GGCTGGTCGTGGTGGTGGCGAGGACGCTCGACGCGCTGGGATGGGCGGCGCCTCCGAGCTGGACGCTGGCCTGGGTGAGCGATCGCCGGCCCGCCTACCGGATCAGCGGCCGATGACGGACGCGACGGGGCCCTCGGTGTCGATCGTGATCCCGACCTACAACGAGGAGGCCGACATCGCCCGGTGCCTGGACGGGGCGGTCTCGCTGGACCCCCCGGCCGACGAGATCATCGTCGTCGACGATGGCTCGGTGGACGGCACGCTCGGGATCGTGGGGGGCTATGCGGAGCGGTTCGGGATCGCCGTGCTGCGGCAGCCGCAGAACCGGGGGGTGGCGGCGGCCCGCAATCGCGGCCTGCGGGAGGCGACCGGCGAGATCGTCGTGATCCTCAACGCGGACGTGATGCTGCCCAAGGACTTTCTTCCCGCCGTGCTCCGTCATTACGCGGAAGGCGCCGACTTCGTCCTGGTCCAGTCCAGGGTGGCGAACGACGACGCGCTGTTTCCGCGATACATCGAAGCGCAGCACCATGCCTGGTACGACCACCGGGACGACATCGTGTGGACCGAAGGGTTCTCGTGCCGGCGGGCGGCGGCCCTGGCCGTCGGGTTGTTCGACGAGCACTTTCCGGGGGCGTCGGGCGAGGACGCGGTCTTCGGCGAGCGGCTCGAGCAGGGATACCGGAAGGTGATCGACCGGTCGATCGTGGTGACCCACATCGCGCCGAGCACGCTCCGGGAGTTCTGGCGCCAGCGTCGCGGCCGCGGGCGCGGCTGGCCCTTCCGGCTCTACTACGTGGACCGGGTGCCGCTGGAGGTCATCCGGTACTACCTGGTCGGCGTGTGCGTGTGGAGCGTCGGGCAGCTCCTGACCGTGGTCCCGTTCGTGCGGACGGCCGCCCGGCTGGCGCGCTTCGATCGTCGCGGACGGCGGGCGATCCCGGGGTTCACCCTGGCCGCCATCGTGGAGCACGTGGCCCATCGCCAGGGCGAGGTC harbors:
- a CDS encoding glycosyltransferase; the encoded protein is MTDATGPSVSIVIPTYNEEADIARCLDGAVSLDPPADEIIVVDDGSVDGTLGIVGGYAERFGIAVLRQPQNRGVAAARNRGLREATGEIVVILNADVMLPKDFLPAVLRHYAEGADFVLVQSRVANDDALFPRYIEAQHHAWYDHRDDIVWTEGFSCRRAAALAVGLFDEHFPGASGEDAVFGERLEQGYRKVIDRSIVVTHIAPSTLREFWRQRRGRGRGWPFRLYYVDRVPLEVIRYYLVGVCVWSVGQLLTVVPFVRTAARLARFDRRGRRAIPGFTLAAIVEHVAHRQGEVRAYREIARRRSADAATRTST